A single genomic interval of bacterium harbors:
- a CDS encoding DUF1559 domain-containing protein has protein sequence MMRKIGLTLIELLIVISIIIILAALIFPVLALGRRKARDTNCISNLRNIGSALHIYAMDYNDNYPYAVDPTDRYTPNIWRTFFKNNPELAPKGITDASAWMQTMPLLHQVLYLYNKNKEIWLCQNDSGFNYMDINGAYLNARPTCYKKFGTSYIFRTEIAIRKMKVDTFDQGADINVVTDACGAWHTGEKIATQPNMVRVYAKTYRYNVLFSDLHVRTCTFDDLNKAWSTPLQKGMSPR, from the coding sequence ATGATGAGGAAAATTGGCTTAACCCTCATCGAACTACTGATAGTGATTTCAATCATTATCATACTCGCAGCGTTGATCTTTCCGGTGCTGGCTTTAGGCCGCCGAAAAGCGCGCGATACAAATTGCATCAGTAACCTGCGCAACATCGGTTCGGCGCTTCATATCTATGCGATGGACTACAACGATAATTACCCTTATGCAGTTGATCCGACAGACCGCTATACTCCAAATATTTGGCGCACATTTTTTAAAAACAATCCCGAATTGGCCCCAAAAGGAATAACCGACGCCTCAGCATGGATGCAAACGATGCCTTTGCTCCATCAAGTTCTTTATTTATATAATAAGAACAAAGAAATATGGCTCTGCCAGAATGATAGCGGCTTCAACTATATGGACATTAACGGCGCTTACCTGAATGCGCGCCCCACTTGTTATAAGAAATTCGGCACAAGCTATATCTTCCGAACTGAGATTGCAATCCGAAAGATGAAAGTGGACACATTTGACCAAGGCGCTGATATCAACGTAGTGACTGATGCTTGCGGAGCATGGCACACGGGCGAAAAGATAGCTACGCAGCCCAATATGGTTCGCGTGTATGCCAAAACCTACCGCTATAACGTTCTCTTTAGCGATCTGCATGTCAGGACTTGCACCTTCGATGACCTCAACAAAGCTTGGTCAACCCCACTACAGAAAGGAATGAGCCCCCGCTGA
- a CDS encoding gamma-glutamyl-gamma-aminobutyrate hydrolase family protein (Members of this family of hydrolases with an active site Cys residue belong to MEROPS family C26.) — protein sequence MIYEPLIGITCNYEPKTDPSKAAGVRQNHNYAECVANAGGLPVMIPLEGNPEALADRLDGLLIPGGNDINPAIYGLALSEEELKDKSVTLIEDKRFEFERQLYTSMKRIGKPIFGICYGVQFINVLEGGSLYINIPTDVPETLLHQWQGTAETSLHQINTTPNSLLAKITLDEEFFGVSSHHQAIQNLGLNLFVSANAPDGIIEAIEGDGNSFLIGIQWHPERQPNSPITLRLFEAFINASRRS from the coding sequence ATGATATACGAGCCGCTTATCGGTATCACATGTAATTATGAACCTAAAACCGACCCATCGAAGGCAGCAGGCGTAAGGCAAAATCATAATTATGCTGAGTGTGTTGCAAATGCGGGAGGTCTTCCAGTGATGATCCCGCTAGAAGGCAATCCTGAGGCATTAGCAGACCGTCTTGACGGACTTCTAATCCCAGGGGGCAACGATATAAATCCTGCTATTTATGGCCTCGCACTTAGTGAAGAGGAACTTAAAGATAAATCGGTTACTTTAATAGAAGATAAAAGATTTGAATTCGAACGTCAGCTTTATACGTCAATGAAGAGGATAGGCAAACCAATATTCGGCATATGTTATGGAGTTCAATTTATCAACGTGTTAGAAGGCGGTTCGCTTTATATCAATATACCGACCGATGTACCCGAAACCCTGCTCCATCAATGGCAAGGGACAGCGGAGACTAGTTTACACCAAATTAACACTACCCCAAACTCGCTCCTAGCTAAAATCACACTTGACGAAGAATTCTTTGGGGTTAGTTCTCATCATCAGGCAATCCAAAATTTGGGACTAAACCTATTCGTATCCGCGAATGCCCCTGATGGGATAATTGAAGCTATAGAAGGAGATGGGAATTCATTTCTAATCGGGATTCAATGGCATCCTGAACGTCAACCAAACTCGCCTATCACGCTACGGTTATTTGAGGCTTTTATTAATGCTTCAAGGCGGAGTTAG
- a CDS encoding 2-oxo acid dehydrogenase subunit E2, translating to MATVVRLPMRGQSMEEGTITKWYKSEGEQVKSGELLLEMMTDKANIEIEAEVEGFVRKLLVAEDATVPVQAPIAIIGTADEDISAALAEAASGEPPAPGDGKSEDVVASVSASTSAPVGAKGASEVFLSPRARKLAEENGIVIAELAGRGTGPEGRVVEKDIEGFLKELSARPKMTPVAAKMAADMGVNAADLTGSGAGGRITKGDLLQKAQPATPAVVVAPVTPSTQSVSFSGRRKLTADAVTRSYQNVPHVKLISEVDVTELVALREQILPQFEKEYGVRVSYTDILVKALGQTIRKFPAINATLAGDQIQILGDINVNVAVAMNGALMIPVVRNADVKTLSQIALELRGLIERARNGKSGPDDLSGGTFTITNLGNFGVDAFTPILTPGQAGILGVGRIIEKPVVVNHQVVIRSMLGISLSFDHRIVDGAPAGEFLKALMDTLKTPVLMLI from the coding sequence ATGGCTACAGTAGTGAGATTGCCAATGAGAGGGCAGTCAATGGAAGAAGGAACGATTACAAAGTGGTATAAGAGTGAGGGCGAACAGGTTAAAAGTGGTGAACTTCTCCTCGAAATGATGACCGACAAGGCCAATATCGAAATCGAGGCAGAGGTCGAAGGGTTTGTTCGTAAGCTCCTCGTTGCAGAAGACGCAACCGTTCCTGTTCAGGCTCCAATTGCAATTATAGGGACAGCGGATGAAGATATATCCGCTGCTTTAGCGGAAGCAGCATCGGGAGAACCGCCTGCACCTGGTGATGGTAAATCGGAGGATGTGGTGGCGTCTGTGTCCGCTTCTACATCGGCTCCAGTTGGAGCTAAAGGGGCTTCAGAGGTCTTTTTATCACCTCGCGCGCGCAAGCTTGCTGAAGAAAATGGCATTGTGATTGCGGAGTTAGCCGGACGAGGAACGGGGCCTGAAGGACGTGTTGTTGAGAAGGATATCGAAGGCTTCTTGAAAGAACTTAGCGCTCGGCCAAAGATGACTCCTGTCGCGGCTAAAATGGCCGCAGATATGGGAGTTAATGCCGCTGACCTGACAGGTAGCGGGGCTGGTGGAAGAATTACCAAGGGTGATTTATTGCAGAAGGCTCAACCGGCAACGCCTGCGGTTGTGGTAGCGCCCGTAACGCCAAGTACTCAGTCAGTTTCTTTCAGTGGACGCCGCAAACTAACGGCCGATGCCGTTACACGAAGCTACCAAAACGTTCCGCACGTTAAACTTATCTCAGAAGTTGATGTGACGGAACTCGTAGCGCTTCGCGAACAGATATTGCCTCAGTTTGAAAAGGAATATGGTGTTCGCGTTAGCTACACCGATATTCTTGTCAAAGCTCTTGGACAAACCATTCGAAAGTTTCCAGCGATTAATGCAACTTTGGCCGGAGATCAAATCCAGATCCTTGGGGATATTAACGTTAATGTAGCTGTAGCTATGAACGGGGCTTTGATGATACCGGTTGTAAGGAATGCGGACGTTAAAACGTTATCACAGATTGCGCTTGAATTGCGAGGGCTTATCGAACGCGCTCGCAATGGCAAGAGCGGTCCTGATGATCTTAGCGGCGGAACATTTACCATTACAAACCTCGGCAACTTTGGAGTAGATGCCTTTACCCCGATTTTGACCCCCGGTCAGGCTGGAATATTGGGTGTCGGTAGAATTATCGAAAAGCCGGTGGTAGTAAACCATCAGGTTGTCATACGCTCAATGCTCGGGATATCGTTGTCGTTTGATCATCGGATTGTGGATGGAGCTCCTGCCGGAGAGTTCTTAAAAGCTCTGATGGACACACTTAAAACACCGGTTTTGATGTTGATATAG